ATAGGAGGCTTTAGGCAATTGGCCGTAATCGCCGCTTCAAGTGTGTTGCTGGTTTATTTTGGCGTTTCACTCTCGGTGATCGGTCTTCGAAGAAAGAGGGACTTGGATAATGGAGGTTTCAAAATTCCTTTTGGTTATACCGTTCCTATCCTTTCAGCAGGTATCATTCTTTTTTTCCTGTCCAATTTGACAGGATTTGAAATAAAAGGAATACTGACCCTGATTGTGGTTTTGACAGGGATTTATTTCCTGGGTAAGGTGTATCGGATGTGGAAGAAGAATAAAGGTTAGTAGGATAAAAAGAATCAATCAAAAAATACTTATCTTATTTAATATTTATCAGAGGCAAACTATTCACCAATACCAATTTAAAGCTTTCTGAAAAACAGATCTACAAATGAACCATCAGACCAGACCAATCATCTTCATAGCATTTTTTGGAATCCTGTTTTTTTCCTGTGAAAAAGAAATACCGACCCCTAAGTCTCCCAATATCCTTTTAATTATGGCCGATGACTTGGGTTATGCAGATATGGGTTCCTTTGGAGGAGACATTTCCACACCCAATCTGGATCAATTGGCCAAAGAGGGCATCCGTTTTAGCCGCTTTCATACAGCCCCGTTTTGTGCGGTAAGCAGGGCCATGTTGCTTTCGGGAAATTTTAACCATGTGGCCGGTATGGGTTCACAGGATTTGGTCACCGGAATTCCGGGATACGAAGGAAAACTCAGTGACCGGATTATTCCTGTTCCAGAACTTCTTCGCTCAGCAGGCTACCATACTTATATGGCCGGAAAATGGCATTTGGGAGGATCTGCTGAGGCCAATCCCGCCAACAGAGGTTTTGAAAAATCCTTTGTGACCCTGGAAGGTGGGGCCAACCACTACAGCGAAAGAGGTATTTTCCCGGATGTTCCGGTTTCTCTGTATACCGAAAATGGAGAAGAAGCCAATTGGCCTGAAGGCACATATTCCACGGATTTTTATACAGACAAACTGATATCCTACATCAATGCCGATCGGGAGGATGAACAGCCTTTCTTCGTCTTTGCCGCATATACTTCCCCGCATTGGCCGCTTCAAGTGGATTCAACCTACTGGAAAAAATATGAGGGCCGCTACGATGCCGGGTATGAGGACCTCCGTGAAAAGAGACTGGAATCCCTCAAAAAAGCCGGAATGATCCACCCTTCTGCGCAAACACCTCCCCTTCATCCCCGGGTCAAACCATGGGATTCGCTATCGCCCGAGGAACAGAAAAAAGAGGCCCGAAAGATGGAACTCTATGCCGGTATGGTGGAGAACCTGGACTATAACATCGGGCGTTTGATTTCCCATCTAAAGGAAACAGGCCAATACGAAAACACAATGATTGTTTTTCTGTCAGATAATGGCGCAGCTGCTGAGGACTTCTACTACCATGACTATTTTGGGCCTTTCCTCCGGGAAAATTACTCAGATACATTTGAAGATATGGGCCTGGAAAACTCCTTTATTTCCTACGGTCCTCAATGGGCAGAAGCAGGTGCTTCTCCTTTCAAATACTTTAAAGGCTTTACCACAGAGGGGGGAATGAACACTCCAATGATTATCTCCGGTCCTGGCATCGGCTCCAAAAACCAAATCAACCATCAATTT
This window of the Aquiflexum balticum DSM 16537 genome carries:
- a CDS encoding arylsulfatase — encoded protein: MNHQTRPIIFIAFFGILFFSCEKEIPTPKSPNILLIMADDLGYADMGSFGGDISTPNLDQLAKEGIRFSRFHTAPFCAVSRAMLLSGNFNHVAGMGSQDLVTGIPGYEGKLSDRIIPVPELLRSAGYHTYMAGKWHLGGSAEANPANRGFEKSFVTLEGGANHYSERGIFPDVPVSLYTENGEEANWPEGTYSTDFYTDKLISYINADREDEQPFFVFAAYTSPHWPLQVDSTYWKKYEGRYDAGYEDLREKRLESLKKAGMIHPSAQTPPLHPRVKPWDSLSPEEQKKEARKMELYAGMVENLDYNIGRLISHLKETGQYENTMIVFLSDNGAAAEDFYYHDYFGPFLRENYSDTFEDMGLENSFISYGPQWAEAGASPFKYFKGFTTEGGMNTPMIISGPGIGSKNQINHQFLTIMDLAPTFYELAGITYPKSWRGKEIAGLAGSSILSALTGDPDPIHDSTYVFGLEHQGDAMLRKRKWKLLNTKKPFELDNFELYDLENDLSEQQDLKDVHPEKYKELLLEWEKFSKQVGIRTPTPKSGENLMDNDGRSRN